Proteins encoded by one window of Pelmatolapia mariae isolate MD_Pm_ZW linkage group LG14, Pm_UMD_F_2, whole genome shotgun sequence:
- the bcl7bb gene encoding B-cell CLL/lymphoma 7 protein family member B-B isoform X1: MNHNSIKMSGRSGRAETRSRAKDDIKKVLAAIEKVRKWEKKWVTVGDTSLRIFKWVPVTETKQIYRTKSTGGEVRGLKDVVLENTNSLLDFTDENSNQSFLSDVYQPKMDNSSSTSSSQQVSPPHASSLRAEDSQPPMLGQESVDEPVHSGQEGTDEPPTLIKEDLLSSGTVRRSTPDTQEELDESGAPPLKKICTGENAVLR, encoded by the exons ATGAATCATAACAGCATCAAGATGTCGGGACGATCGGGCCGCGCTGAGACGCGAAGTCGGGCTAAAGACGACATCAAAAAGGTGCTAGCGGCCATCGAGAAAGTGCGCAAATG GGAGAAGAAATGGGTGACAGTTGGTGACACGTCTTTACGTATATTCAAGTGGGTGCCAGTGACGGAAACAAAGCAG ATATATCGCACCAAATCCACCGGTGGAGAAGTTAGAGGCTTGAAAGATGTGGTCCTGGAAAACACCAACTCTCTACTGGATTTTACTG ATGAAAACAGCAACCAGAGCTTTCTGTCGGACGTTTACCAGCCTAAAATGgataacagcagcagcacctccAGCTCGCAGCAGGTCAGCCCTCCTCATGCCTCCAGCCTGCGAGCTGAAGACTCCCAGCCTCCAATGCTCGGCCAGGAGAGCGTGGATG AGCCAGTTCACTCAGGACAGGAGGGCACAGATGAGCCACCCACTCTGATCAAGGAGGACCTTCTATCATCAGGAACTGTCAGACGGAGCACCCCAGACACCCAG GAGGAACTGGATGAATCAGGAGCGCCTCCCTTAAAGAAGATTTGCACAGGAGAGAACGCTGTTCTGAGATAG
- the bcl7bb gene encoding B-cell CLL/lymphoma 7 protein family member B-B isoform X2 yields MPVSGHIVIFVQLSIVCCWREKTEKKWVTVGDTSLRIFKWVPVTETKQIYRTKSTGGEVRGLKDVVLENTNSLLDFTDENSNQSFLSDVYQPKMDNSSSTSSSQQVSPPHASSLRAEDSQPPMLGQESVDEPVHSGQEGTDEPPTLIKEDLLSSGTVRRSTPDTQEELDESGAPPLKKICTGENAVLR; encoded by the exons ATGCCTGTTAGTGGGCACATTGTGATATTTGTGCAGCTGTCCATTGTGTGctgttggagagagaaaac GGAGAAGAAATGGGTGACAGTTGGTGACACGTCTTTACGTATATTCAAGTGGGTGCCAGTGACGGAAACAAAGCAG ATATATCGCACCAAATCCACCGGTGGAGAAGTTAGAGGCTTGAAAGATGTGGTCCTGGAAAACACCAACTCTCTACTGGATTTTACTG ATGAAAACAGCAACCAGAGCTTTCTGTCGGACGTTTACCAGCCTAAAATGgataacagcagcagcacctccAGCTCGCAGCAGGTCAGCCCTCCTCATGCCTCCAGCCTGCGAGCTGAAGACTCCCAGCCTCCAATGCTCGGCCAGGAGAGCGTGGATG AGCCAGTTCACTCAGGACAGGAGGGCACAGATGAGCCACCCACTCTGATCAAGGAGGACCTTCTATCATCAGGAACTGTCAGACGGAGCACCCCAGACACCCAG GAGGAACTGGATGAATCAGGAGCGCCTCCCTTAAAGAAGATTTGCACAGGAGAGAACGCTGTTCTGAGATAG